AATGGTTCCAGTCCCCTCTGGACAGATCAGCCTGTGTGTCTAAACCCAAGGGCATGTTGTCAGGGTCCATCTCTGTTGCGTAAGAACAAGACGGAACATCCCCACCAGTGTCTAACGTGTCACCATCACAATCTCCACGGGAATGAACCGTTCTTTGGCTCTGGTGAAATACGGGTAAGTACTCTGAACCaggagcaggaggacagcccAGTGGCCCGAGCCCCAGTCTCTCTGGGTCTGGTCTGTGGTCAGATCCTGTGTGTAAGAGCCTGTGTGTTGCAGTTAaagtctctgtgtctgtatctgacTTGAGGACGATGTTCGGCGTTCCACTGACCTCGGTGATGCTGGGTCGGGTCCTACATGGCGCTGGGGCGGAGGTGGGGTCCTCCACGGCTACAGGGGGCTCTCtagtctggatgtctctgctgtgccgtggctccttctctcctttagtCCTCTCCTGCTTGACCCCAGGACCTGCAGCCTGATAAGAACAGAGGAGGTTATTACCGGTTCATGAGTTGAATTGGATAACAATGTCGTAAGGAAGTGTCACAAGCTTCCCTATGGCAGATAAATTACAACGTAATCAAGTGAATAGCTGAGTGGGAGCCTTTATGAAATAAACCAGACATTTGATTTACAAAGTAACGGTAATATTTTATGCAAAGCTGttacactaacctctatcacaataacgtgctgggttgaggttccactcccctcatcaacagtAATTGGTTGGTCATCTCTCAATGTATTGTGTCCcgctggcttcacaaagctcTTGTGGCTtccagtgagatgtccttcacctgagagTTATTTGGGGGAAAAGAGGTGGCTAGGTTAGCTTCTGTCAATGCTTAATGGTATATTGTACACCAGTGACAATGTCTAGAATTGTCAAGGATGTAAGGTGACACTTTAAATAACTTGTTGATATTCTATTTATAGATCAATTGATATGTTCCATgcatatatagcctcgttattgttatattCTGTTACCATTTACTTTGTAACTGCCTTTTTGGaaaagggctcataagtaagcatttcacggtaaagtctaagtctgttgtattcggtgcatgtgacaaataagttGATTTGATTTGCGTCATATTGTTTTCAATGAGTAAATCATAGGACATTAGAGGAACTGATATTGTGTCTTTGAGCAAGATAGCTAAATAATCAGGGGAACTATTTCATACTATCCAAAAACGAACGAAGTGTTAACCCAATTGGTTACaatgtacctcttgccattcctctgtatcggtcgaggatcttgacactactgggacgactggcgaggacgcgctctcgcgttgtcctctctgcgcgctcccgtgccaccttcagttccagtaactgtagtttcctccgcaatcccctgttttctttctggctttgagttacTTCCagacgaaacactgcatagtcgtcgtctacgagtttacagatctctgccacggctgcattcgctagaacctccatgatggaggctatCTGAGTGTGAAAACCCACACAATTGGCCATTGTTAGTTAACGTTACCACCTAGCTAGATATCATCAACCAAGCCCTGTCTCCAACGCGAATTAACGACTACCTGTGGTAAGTATGTGATGATGTGCAGTTCAATTGGTCATATTTTAAGTTCCATGGTGTTAATAAAGGTCTAAATAACAACACCAAAAACGCTAACGTGAAAAGTGTTCTTGGTCAACGTTTACTTCCGTttactacttcttcttcttcaatgGTATATTGGCTTTAACACAATTTAGTGTGCATGTCGCCACCTACTGAGTAGGATGGAAACAGGATATATTCATACAAACGAccaaaataaataaactaaatcaAACTACTTTTCTGTTAAAAGTAAAACAGATCTGACCCCTACACAGGCTCAAAATGATCAGAAGTCCAAACTACTTTTCTGCTGCAGCCACAATAATGTCCAGTTTCTTTGACACTTGAGCCGTACAGTTTTGAACTGGCAATGAACACCACCTGGCAGCAAAATTGTACTACAGGCTGTGGTGCATCCACTACAATATCTTCGTAAGAGTCGCTTGTTTTCTCACCTCTTTAAATCGCATAGGAAATTTGATTGAGGTGTCAAAAGTTAGCAGTCAATCTCCTTCACCCTTACAGGGCACTCCAGGAACTCTGGATCATGATCCCCACCACAATTACAACACCTTTGTCCTTgtaaatcaaataaatgtttctttgtcacatgcgccgaatataacaggtgtagacttcaccgtgaaatgcttgcttatgagcccttcccaacgatACAGTTACATTCTTTTTTATAAAAAtagtaacacgaggaataaaaaACACAAGAGTGAAGCTATAACAGAgggaaccagatcaatgtgcaggggtacaatgttttgttttatttatttaacctttatttaactaggcaagtcagttaaagaacaaattcttctttacaatgatggccaaaccctccccattTTACTTgagatatgtacataaaggcagggtaaagtgactaggcatcagacTAGATAAGATTAAGATTAAAGAACAGAGTGGCAGccacatgtggtgtgtgtgtgtggggggtcggTATGCGTATGTAGTGTGAAGACTACCTTACCTCTGTATCCCACacctacaattatctgtaaggtccctcagtcgagcagtgaatttcaaacacagattcaaccacaaagactagtGAGGTTTTCAAAtgtcttgcaaagaagggcacctattggtatatgggaaagaaaagcagacattgaatatctttTTGTGCATGgtcaagttattaattacacttaggacatctactttgtgcatgacaagtaattttcccaacaattgtttacagacagagtgaattataagtgaaataatctatcacaattccagtggttcagaagtttacatacactaagttgactgtgcctttaaacagcttggaaaattcaataaaattatgtcatggctttagcagcttctgataggctaattgacatcatttatcagaagcttccaaagcctcta
This sequence is a window from Oncorhynchus tshawytscha isolate Ot180627B linkage group LG34, Otsh_v2.0, whole genome shotgun sequence. Protein-coding genes within it:
- the LOC112231909 gene encoding zinc finger protein 34-like isoform X1, which translates into the protein MANCVGFHTQIASIMEVLANAAVAEICKLVDDDYAVFRLEVTQSQKENRGLRRKLQLLELKVARERAERTTRERVLASRPSSVKILDRYRGMARGEGHLTGSHKSFVKPAGHNTLRDDQPITVDEGSGTSTQHVIVIEAAGPGVKQERTKGEKEPRHSRDIQTREPPVAVEDPTSAPAPCRTRPSITEVSGTPNIVLKSDTDTETLTATHRLLHTGSDHRPDPERLGLGPLGCPPAPGSEYLPVFHQSQRTVHSRGDCDGDTLDTGGDVPSCSYATEMDPDNMPLGLDTQADLSRGDWNHYSSSGFSEGCLNKKGGVIVIDEVTVKVEGDSPLTLNADETHLGEGHSQGRDFLDYRESLETNPNVATHSPLHTLRDRDPVSTLMGPSDSQGCILFDQVLNSKDQRANGRGGGATSGSSKEKRFLCMFCNKGFSCLQKVEIHQRVHTGVKPFSCTQCHMRFAEAGNLKRHQRVHTGEKPFSCTQCHMRFSHSSSMKRHRRVHTGEKY
- the LOC112231909 gene encoding uncharacterized protein LOC112231909 isoform X2, with the protein product MANCVGFHTQIASIMEVLANAAVAEICKLVDDDYAVFRLEVTQSQKENRGLRRKLQLLELKVARERAERTTRERVLASRPSSVKILDRYRGMARGEGHLTGSHKSFVKPAGHNTLRDDQPITVDEGSGTSTQHVIVIEAAGPGVKQERTKGEKEPRHSRDIQTREPPVAVEDPTSAPAPCRTRPSITERHQYQARLPVWTSITSSCKSPYAGSIHVSVNTYIVTVLSPMAVRIGNI